In Nitrospirota bacterium, a single genomic region encodes these proteins:
- a CDS encoding response regulator, whose amino-acid sequence SMVYGMIKQHKGHINVYSESGRGTTFKIYLPLVKAAADEETKSREHTSMMGGVESILLSEDDADVRKLTKNVLEEAGYTVIEAEDGEEALNKFKENESSIRLLLLDVIMPKKDGKAVYEEIRKTHPVIKALFMSGYTANIIHKKGILEKDLNFISKPVAPAELLRMVRNVLDT is encoded by the coding sequence CTCAATGGTATATGGGATGATAAAGCAGCATAAGGGCCATATCAATGTCTATAGTGAATCCGGGAGGGGAACAACATTCAAAATATATCTGCCGCTGGTAAAAGCAGCGGCTGATGAAGAAACAAAATCAAGAGAACATACGAGTATGATGGGCGGAGTGGAGTCCATCCTGCTGTCGGAAGACGATGCAGATGTCAGAAAACTCACGAAAAACGTGCTTGAGGAGGCCGGTTATACGGTCATCGAAGCGGAGGACGGCGAGGAAGCGCTGAACAAGTTCAAGGAGAATGAAAGCAGCATCCGTCTCCTTCTCCTTGACGTGATAATGCCGAAGAAAGACGGCAAGGCGGTATACGAGGAAATCCGCAAGACCCATCCTGTGATAAAAGCGCTGTTCATGAGCGGCTATACCGCAAACATCATTCATAAAAAAGGGATCCTTGAAAAAGACCTGAATTTTATTTCAAAACCCGTTGCCCCTGCTGAACTCCTGCGAATGGTGCGGAATGTCCTGGATACCTGA
- a CDS encoding penicillin-binding protein activator: protein MPFRRIRCTAAFILPVLLCLSVLIPAGCAPKLSPEPTWEKNARELLDQADSLFSKKQYEQSSKTVDVFFSRFPESKHRDRALYLLGEIRFTQRDYPQALSYYKDIIEKFPSSSFIVLARYKLGLCYFELKEYDLAIANLEDRSKVIDPAQLKRSAEVLSAAYVTKKNFLPAVKELLSLTEIAQNERQKTGYRDRIREIVDRNLAEEELRTLADGSSYPADIARLRLAALMIEQRQYREAISVSRDFLEKFPAHPERMRGEMLLNEATSGLSSPRYHLAALLPQSGQLAFFGDRVLKGIQLAVHTYNLQAPDDRVELLVKDTEGSPEKTVAALAELSSKNIVAAIGPLLTKEAEALVPSLEKLKIPVITPAASGEGLGTISPWLFRNALTNSIQATAAAQFALGLNLKKFVIVHPDDAYGRDLARLFARDLEQKAEILAVIAYPPDVKDFGPYVRKIIETDLRSRKIIIPEDDLERKKLFNEYLPSFDALYLPGHAEKVGLLIPQLAFYNIKGIVMIGSNNWHTPDLIERADRHAEGAVFIDGFFPESTDPLIKPVIEAYRSAYQEEPDILAAQAYDAAMMVLSLLKERKDTPQAIRDGLLAMKDYPGISGTITFPGNGEALKKLFIITIQDGKFAPYTNGK from the coding sequence ATGCCGTTCAGGCGTATTCGTTGTACAGCCGCATTTATCCTGCCCGTACTACTCTGTTTGTCTGTGCTGATTCCCGCGGGTTGCGCTCCCAAACTGTCACCGGAACCAACATGGGAAAAAAATGCCCGCGAACTCCTCGACCAGGCCGACTCCCTGTTCTCCAAAAAACAGTACGAGCAGTCCTCGAAGACCGTGGATGTTTTTTTCTCCCGTTTCCCGGAAAGCAAACACCGGGACCGGGCGCTCTATCTTCTGGGCGAGATCCGTTTTACGCAGCGAGACTACCCGCAGGCGCTGAGCTATTACAAGGATATCATCGAGAAATTCCCCTCGTCTTCGTTCATTGTCCTGGCGCGCTACAAACTCGGACTATGCTACTTTGAGCTCAAGGAATATGACCTCGCCATTGCCAACCTTGAGGACCGGAGCAAGGTCATTGATCCGGCGCAGCTCAAGCGCAGCGCGGAGGTCCTCTCCGCCGCGTATGTGACAAAAAAGAACTTTCTGCCTGCGGTGAAGGAGCTCTTGTCGCTCACCGAGATTGCGCAGAACGAACGCCAGAAAACCGGATACCGTGACAGGATCCGGGAGATCGTTGACAGGAACCTGGCGGAAGAGGAACTCAGGACCCTTGCTGATGGCTCCTCGTATCCCGCTGACATCGCCCGGTTGCGGTTGGCTGCACTCATGATCGAACAGCGGCAGTACCGGGAAGCCATATCGGTGAGCAGGGACTTCCTCGAAAAATTTCCTGCTCACCCCGAGAGAATGCGGGGGGAAATGCTCCTGAATGAGGCCACCTCCGGGCTCTCCTCGCCAAGATACCATCTGGCCGCGCTCCTGCCCCAATCGGGCCAGCTTGCCTTTTTCGGAGACCGGGTGCTGAAGGGCATCCAGCTCGCGGTGCATACGTATAATCTCCAGGCCCCCGATGACCGGGTGGAACTTCTGGTGAAGGACACCGAAGGTTCTCCCGAAAAAACCGTGGCAGCGCTCGCCGAGCTCTCATCCAAAAACATCGTGGCGGCCATCGGGCCTTTGCTGACCAAGGAGGCGGAAGCGCTCGTTCCCTCCCTTGAAAAGCTGAAGATCCCCGTAATCACGCCCGCAGCCTCGGGCGAAGGTCTCGGAACGATCAGTCCCTGGCTGTTTCGAAACGCCCTGACGAATTCCATCCAGGCAACGGCAGCCGCCCAGTTCGCGCTTGGGCTCAACCTTAAAAAGTTCGTGATCGTCCACCCCGATGATGCCTATGGCAGGGACCTGGCGCGCCTCTTCGCCAGGGACCTGGAACAGAAGGCCGAGATCCTCGCTGTCATAGCCTATCCGCCTGACGTAAAGGACTTCGGCCCGTATGTGAGAAAGATCATCGAGACCGATCTTCGCTCCCGGAAGATAATCATTCCGGAGGACGACCTCGAGAGGAAAAAGCTCTTCAATGAGTATCTGCCGAGCTTCGATGCCCTGTACCTCCCCGGCCATGCCGAGAAGGTCGGATTGCTCATCCCCCAGCTCGCCTTTTACAATATCAAGGGCATCGTTATGATCGGGTCGAACAACTGGCATACGCCGGACCTGATCGAGCGGGCCGACCGGCATGCTGAGGGAGCGGTCTTCATAGACGGGTTCTTTCCCGAGAGTACGGACCCGTTGATCAAGCCGGTCATCGAGGCCTACCGTTCTGCATACCAGGAAGAGCCGGACATTCTCGCGGCCCAGGCCTACGACGCGGCCATGATGGTCCTCTCGCTCCTGAAAGAGCGCAAGGACACGCCACAGGCAATCAGGGACGGCCTGCTCGCGATGAAGGACTATCCCGGAATCTCGGGTACGATCACGTTCCCGGGAAACGGCGAGGCGCTGAAGAAACTATTCATCATTACGATTCAGGACGGGAAGTTCGCGCCGTACACCAACGGAAAATAG
- a CDS encoding site-2 protease family protein, with protein MDELTIIQKIVIMAPPLIFAIVLHEVAHGWVANKLGDNTARSMGRLTLNPISHIDLFGTIIMPLLLFVITNGKMVFGYAKPVPINPYNFKNPKKDMAFSSLAGPGINVIMALTFSFLLRVAVPPLEPLFPKASWEWFALPITLMLGYGVVINVVLAVLNMIPIPPLDGSRVVYWLLPDKPAAVYYRLEPYGTLILMALIMFGALGKIMTPVLRPILSLLLGGDIF; from the coding sequence ATGGATGAACTGACTATTATACAAAAGATCGTAATCATGGCCCCGCCGCTCATATTCGCCATCGTGCTGCATGAAGTGGCGCATGGCTGGGTTGCGAACAAGCTCGGCGACAACACAGCCCGCAGCATGGGCAGGCTCACGCTGAACCCCATATCGCATATCGATCTCTTCGGCACGATCATCATGCCGCTCCTCCTCTTTGTGATCACGAACGGCAAGATGGTGTTCGGCTACGCCAAACCGGTACCGATCAATCCGTATAACTTCAAAAACCCAAAAAAGGACATGGCCTTCTCATCGCTTGCCGGGCCGGGGATCAACGTGATCATGGCATTGACGTTCTCTTTTCTCCTGCGCGTCGCCGTGCCTCCGCTGGAACCCCTGTTCCCCAAGGCTTCATGGGAGTGGTTTGCGCTGCCCATCACCCTGATGCTGGGTTACGGGGTCGTCATCAATGTCGTGCTTGCCGTACTGAACATGATCCCCATCCCGCCGCTCGATGGGAGCAGGGTTGTGTACTGGCTCCTCCCTGACAAACCAGCGGCCGTCTACTACCGGCTCGAGCCCTATGGCACGCTCATTCTCATGGCGCTCATCATGTTCGGTGCGCTCGGAAAGATCATGACGCCTGTCCTCCGGCCGATCCTGTCGCTATTGCTCGGCGGGGATATTTTTTAA